A portion of the Corynebacterium occultum genome contains these proteins:
- the phnC gene encoding phosphonate ABC transporter ATP-binding protein, protein MLENEKSPQLQQEIDQIYTVQLEHVSKDFGGGVLGLDDVNLGFKTGGITVLLGLSGSGKSTLLRHINGLQRPTAGNVRVLGRDLVSLNKKELRGLRRDVGVIFQHFNLVGPMSVLENVCTGQLGSLRGPRISLMMYPKSVRREAMEKLDRVGLADRAYQRADTLSGGQQQRVAIARALMQHPRVLLADEPVASLDPVSSLEVINLLRQISEEDNLTVISSLHQVQLAIDFADRIVGLRSGKVVLDRGTSGLSAAEASEIYSSVSGMDIDEAEQNSSPLRGHTNGAGVR, encoded by the coding sequence ATGTTGGAGAATGAAAAGAGCCCCCAGTTGCAGCAGGAAATCGACCAGATCTACACGGTTCAGCTGGAGCATGTGAGCAAGGACTTCGGCGGCGGAGTACTCGGCCTTGATGACGTTAACCTCGGTTTCAAGACTGGTGGGATCACCGTCCTGCTGGGACTGTCCGGATCAGGCAAGTCCACCCTCCTGCGCCACATCAACGGACTGCAACGTCCCACCGCCGGAAATGTCAGGGTGCTCGGCCGAGACCTGGTGTCGCTGAATAAGAAGGAACTGCGTGGCCTGCGCCGTGATGTGGGAGTGATCTTCCAGCACTTCAACCTGGTGGGTCCGATGTCCGTACTGGAGAATGTCTGCACCGGCCAGCTGGGTTCCCTCCGTGGCCCCCGGATCTCACTGATGATGTACCCCAAGTCGGTGCGTCGGGAAGCCATGGAGAAGCTGGACCGCGTCGGCCTGGCGGACCGGGCCTACCAGCGGGCCGACACTCTCTCCGGTGGGCAGCAGCAGCGCGTGGCCATCGCCCGCGCCCTGATGCAGCACCCCAGGGTGCTGCTGGCCGATGAACCAGTGGCCTCCCTCGATCCGGTTTCCTCCCTGGAGGTGATCAACCTGCTGCGCCAGATCTCAGAGGAGGACAACCTCACCGTCATCAGCTCCCTGCACCAGGTACAGCTGGCCATTGACTTCGCCGACCGTATCGTCGGCCTGCGCAGTGGAAAGGTGGTGCTCGACCGGGGTACCTCCGGTCTCAGCGCCGCGGAGGCCTCCGAGATCTACTCCAGCGTCTCCGGTATGGACATTGATGAAGCTGAGCAGAACTCCTCCCCGCTGCGGGGCCACACCAATGGGGCAGGGGTGCGCTGA
- the phnE gene encoding phosphonate ABC transporter, permease protein PhnE: MLTLILGGVWSINSLGININTIVNSFDNAVNFLGAMFPLDFPPLMEGISLVAETLAIVFLATLLSVILSVPTALFAASTTTSGKGAQWVARALTVLCRAIPDLVLAIIFLRMFGLGATAGIVAMGIHSVGMVAKLYADAIEELDDGPRESLASAGASRGQQILSAIPQQLMPQIIATALHRFDINLRTSVLLGYVGVGGIGLAIASSLRVMDYQRGMALALIVLALCIIIELISGAIRAALMRSTGTGISGGTWVDRMFNQGREPGVNDLKLTPPWSMDRFRKFLSFALIIVLAVAATWRVNLSLSDLWNGLLEIPDTLALFFPPSTGGSLPNMLEQLLVTLQISLAATLIGGVIAIPIGILAARNVAANKYVYQTSRMIIVVVRGIPELILAIIFVVISGLGGVAGTLALSVGAVGLLSKLIADSLEETDTKVQESMRAAGASEMQVFFAATIRQAAPAMVAHTMYLLDTNIRSATLLGVVGAGGIGFLLLNASRINQFDVVTMVLILMVAVVLIVEGLSMWLRRVVR, translated from the coding sequence ATGCTGACACTGATCCTCGGTGGTGTCTGGTCCATCAACTCGCTGGGCATCAATATCAACACCATCGTCAATTCCTTCGACAATGCCGTGAATTTCCTCGGGGCAATGTTCCCCCTGGACTTCCCGCCCCTGATGGAGGGCATCTCCCTGGTGGCGGAGACCCTGGCCATCGTCTTCCTGGCCACCCTGCTCTCGGTGATCCTCTCGGTCCCCACCGCACTCTTCGCCGCCAGCACCACCACTTCCGGCAAGGGGGCACAGTGGGTGGCTCGCGCGCTGACCGTGCTCTGCCGGGCGATCCCGGATCTGGTGCTGGCCATCATCTTTCTCCGCATGTTCGGCCTGGGCGCGACCGCCGGCATCGTCGCCATGGGCATCCACTCCGTCGGCATGGTGGCCAAGCTCTACGCCGATGCCATCGAAGAACTTGACGACGGCCCTCGGGAGTCCCTCGCATCCGCCGGCGCCAGCCGTGGACAACAGATCCTCAGTGCCATCCCGCAGCAGCTGATGCCGCAGATCATCGCCACCGCGCTGCACCGTTTCGACATCAACCTGCGTACCTCGGTGCTGCTGGGATATGTCGGGGTCGGCGGTATCGGCCTGGCCATCGCCAGCTCCCTCCGGGTCATGGACTACCAGCGGGGTATGGCGCTGGCGCTGATCGTGCTGGCGCTCTGCATCATCATTGAGCTGATCTCAGGTGCCATCCGGGCGGCACTGATGCGTAGCACCGGCACCGGGATCAGCGGCGGCACCTGGGTGGACCGCATGTTCAACCAGGGACGTGAGCCGGGGGTCAATGACCTCAAACTCACCCCGCCGTGGAGCATGGATCGGTTCCGGAAATTCCTCTCCTTCGCCCTGATCATTGTCCTGGCGGTGGCCGCCACCTGGCGGGTCAACCTCTCCCTGAGCGATCTCTGGAATGGTCTGCTGGAGATCCCGGACACCCTGGCACTGTTCTTCCCGCCCTCCACCGGTGGTTCCCTGCCCAATATGCTGGAACAGCTGCTGGTCACCCTGCAGATCTCCCTGGCAGCCACCCTGATCGGTGGTGTCATCGCCATCCCGATCGGTATCCTGGCCGCCCGCAATGTGGCCGCCAATAAATACGTCTACCAGACCTCCCGCATGATCATCGTCGTCGTCCGGGGCATCCCGGAACTTATTCTGGCGATCATCTTCGTGGTGATCTCCGGTCTCGGCGGTGTGGCCGGCACCCTGGCGTTGTCCGTCGGTGCGGTTGGACTGCTGTCCAAGCTCATCGCCGACTCCCTGGAGGAGACCGACACCAAGGTTCAGGAATCCATGCGTGCCGCCGGCGCAAGTGAGATGCAGGTGTTCTTCGCCGCCACCATCCGCCAGGCCGCTCCCGCCATGGTCGCCCACACCATGTACCTGCTTGACACCAATATCCGTTCCGCCACCCTGCTCGGTGTCGTCGGTGCCGGTGGCATCGGTTTCCTACTGCTCAACGCCTCCCGGATCAATCAATTTGATGTGGTCACCATGGTCCTGATCCTCATGGTCGCCGTGGTCCTGATCGTCGAAGGCCTGTCCATGTGGCTGCGCCGCGTCGTCCGCTGA
- a CDS encoding GntR family transcriptional regulator has product MTNSSSVQQHEHIAHYLRSAIKEGTFSTGDPLPTEAELSRRFETSRGPVRQAMSTLRAEGLISSGRGRRSVVLDKVSTQSFDDVISFSQWCRKSGIQPGQKTQWVARRKAEAALAAQLEISDCDPVVSVYRLRLMDGAPAMVERLNYPLSVGRHVLAFDTDAGSIYQELIDNGVDINHATRTIDAVGADQEDADLLEVPVGTPLLRVRRRAFTLEGTPVEYSDDRYLPWKASFTMNSTREHPNALSMVSDASYVN; this is encoded by the coding sequence ATGACGAACAGTTCAAGCGTGCAGCAGCACGAACATATCGCGCACTATCTGCGCTCCGCCATTAAAGAAGGCACCTTCAGCACCGGGGATCCGCTTCCCACCGAAGCCGAACTCAGCCGCAGATTCGAAACCTCCCGCGGCCCGGTCCGCCAGGCCATGTCCACGCTCCGCGCCGAAGGGTTGATCTCCTCCGGCCGTGGCCGTCGCTCCGTGGTGCTGGACAAGGTGTCCACCCAATCCTTCGATGATGTGATCTCCTTTTCCCAGTGGTGCCGCAAATCCGGCATTCAGCCTGGACAGAAAACTCAGTGGGTCGCCCGGCGCAAGGCGGAAGCTGCGCTGGCCGCCCAGCTGGAGATCTCCGACTGCGACCCGGTGGTCTCGGTCTACCGGCTCCGCCTCATGGACGGGGCACCTGCGATGGTGGAACGCCTGAATTACCCCTTGTCGGTGGGGCGTCATGTCCTGGCCTTCGACACCGATGCCGGTTCGATCTACCAGGAGCTGATCGATAACGGGGTGGACATCAACCACGCCACCCGCACCATCGACGCGGTCGGCGCCGACCAGGAAGACGCCGACCTCCTGGAGGTACCGGTCGGCACTCCCCTGCTACGGGTCCGCCGCCGGGCCTTCACACTGGAGGGCACCCCGGTGGAATATTCCGATGACCGTTATCTTCCCTGGAAAGCGAGCTTCACCATGAACTCCACCAGGGAGCATCCCAATGCCCTCTCCATGGTCTCGGATGCCAGCTACGTGAACTGA
- a CDS encoding LLM class flavin-dependent oxidoreductase: MSVPLSLIDFCHIYPGENASQSFARSVAMAQRAEQLGFSRIWYSEHHNMKHIASSVPSVLIAHIGAQTEKIRLGAGGVMLPNHAPYAIAEQYGMLAEMYPDRIDLGLGRAPGTDMNTLRALRRDPSSSDNFPNDVVELNGYLSGNSRILGVNAIPGANTNVPLYILGSSTYGAQLAAKLGLPYSFASHFAPAHLQEAVKIYRDTFQPSETLKEPYVIAAVNVIGADTEEEADRREEGIHRQRVRSMAGRGRFFSEEQLDQIINSYQGQQIIEMLYFTAKGTAPQIREQLERFTELAQADELMISLQGTTQPEAMESMEILAQAWELDPENTAGVPGR, from the coding sequence TTGTCTGTCCCGCTCTCATTGATTGATTTCTGTCATATCTACCCCGGGGAAAACGCCTCCCAGAGCTTCGCCCGCTCAGTGGCCATGGCGCAACGTGCGGAGCAGCTCGGGTTCTCCCGCATCTGGTACTCCGAGCACCACAACATGAAGCACATCGCATCCTCCGTACCCTCGGTGCTGATCGCCCACATCGGTGCCCAGACCGAGAAGATCCGGCTGGGTGCCGGTGGCGTGATGCTGCCCAACCATGCCCCCTACGCCATCGCCGAGCAGTACGGCATGCTCGCCGAAATGTACCCCGACCGCATTGATCTGGGACTCGGGCGTGCCCCCGGCACCGACATGAACACCCTGCGTGCCCTGCGCCGGGATCCCTCATCCTCGGATAACTTCCCCAATGATGTCGTCGAGCTCAACGGCTACCTCAGTGGCAACTCCCGCATCCTGGGTGTCAACGCCATCCCCGGTGCGAACACCAACGTGCCGCTCTATATCCTTGGTTCCTCCACCTATGGGGCGCAGCTGGCCGCGAAACTGGGACTGCCCTACTCCTTCGCCTCCCACTTCGCCCCCGCCCACCTGCAAGAGGCGGTGAAGATCTACCGGGACACCTTCCAGCCCTCCGAAACCCTCAAGGAGCCCTATGTCATTGCGGCGGTCAATGTGATCGGCGCGGACACCGAGGAGGAGGCGGACCGCCGCGAGGAGGGTATACACCGCCAGCGGGTCCGTTCCATGGCCGGTCGGGGTCGCTTCTTCAGTGAGGAGCAACTGGATCAGATCATCAACTCCTACCAGGGGCAGCAGATCATCGAGATGCTCTACTTCACCGCCAAGGGCACTGCACCGCAGATCCGGGAACAGCTGGAGCGTTTCACCGAGCTGGCCCAGGCTGATGAGCTGATGATCTCCCTGCAGGGCACCACCCAGCCGGAGGCCATGGAGTCCATGGAGATCCTGGCCCAGGCCTGGGAGCTGGACCCGGAAAACACCGCCGGCGTACCGGGACGCTGA
- a CDS encoding AEC family transporter, producing MQQVLMGFAVVFLVVFVGYVLGRRNSLGAGGRQALASLVYLVATPALLFDRLIVTDPAEIFSANFVVIVASALLAGFLFFLLCRTLLQRNTADSLIGMLAASYANAGNLGIPLAVYVIDDAAAVVPVILFQVAFYAPITLTILDAVNSSQQSNLLRNLIQAPLTNPMVIAAIIGMFFAFLEIPVPQLISEPVGILAGASVPLALLVFGMSLAGAPVLREGARDAILASLFKVVLMPIIAGLMAHYIFGMQGHALLTAVVLAALPTAQNVNAYALRFRTAENLARDAGLVSTLACVPVLVLISFLLG from the coding sequence GTGCAACAGGTACTCATGGGTTTCGCGGTCGTGTTCCTCGTCGTCTTCGTCGGATATGTGCTCGGGCGGCGCAACAGCCTCGGCGCCGGTGGACGCCAGGCGCTGGCCTCCCTGGTGTACCTGGTGGCCACCCCGGCCCTGCTCTTCGATCGACTGATAGTCACCGACCCCGCCGAAATATTTTCCGCGAACTTCGTGGTGATCGTGGCCTCCGCATTGCTCGCCGGATTCCTCTTCTTCCTGCTCTGCCGCACCCTGCTGCAGCGCAACACCGCGGACAGCCTGATCGGCATGCTGGCGGCCTCCTACGCCAATGCCGGAAATCTCGGTATCCCACTGGCGGTCTATGTGATTGATGATGCCGCCGCAGTGGTCCCCGTCATCCTCTTCCAGGTGGCCTTCTACGCCCCGATCACCCTGACCATCCTGGATGCGGTCAACTCCTCCCAGCAGTCGAACCTGCTGCGCAACCTGATTCAGGCCCCATTGACCAACCCCATGGTCATCGCTGCGATCATCGGCATGTTCTTCGCCTTCCTTGAGATCCCCGTACCGCAGCTGATCTCCGAACCGGTGGGCATCCTCGCCGGGGCCTCCGTCCCGCTGGCTCTGCTGGTTTTCGGCATGTCCCTGGCCGGTGCACCGGTGCTGCGGGAAGGTGCCCGCGACGCCATCCTGGCCTCCCTCTTCAAGGTGGTTCTCATGCCGATCATCGCCGGCCTGATGGCGCACTACATCTTCGGTATGCAAGGACACGCCCTGCTGACCGCCGTGGTGCTCGCCGCGTTGCCCACCGCCCAGAATGTCAATGCCTATGCTCTGCGTTTCCGCACCGCCGAGAACCTCGCCCGGGACGCCGGACTGGTGTCCACCCTGGCCTGCGTGCCGGTACTGGTGCTCATCTCCTTCCTGCTGGGCTGA
- a CDS encoding HAD hydrolase-like protein: MFELAVFDMAGTTINDRDEVYRVLREATEREGAKYTDEQFQQFMGTEKYYAIGKLLEIGGVEATPEIHDNAWAWFREELHRTYTENPPQPLPGIEQALETFRAEGMKVGLTTGFSREITDLILTKMGWQIGETIDASRAGDEVAQGRPEPDLIQLVMADVGVSDPTKVISVGDTSADVQSALKAGVTSVGVLTGHLTREDFQAEGAHLVVDSVAVLPQELKKQEN; this comes from the coding sequence ATGTTTGAACTCGCCGTCTTCGATATGGCAGGCACCACCATCAACGACCGTGACGAGGTCTACCGCGTTCTGCGCGAGGCCACCGAGCGGGAAGGGGCGAAGTACACCGATGAGCAGTTCCAGCAGTTCATGGGCACCGAAAAGTACTACGCCATCGGCAAACTCCTGGAGATCGGTGGGGTGGAAGCCACCCCTGAGATCCACGACAACGCCTGGGCCTGGTTCCGGGAGGAACTGCACCGCACCTACACCGAGAACCCCCCGCAGCCGCTCCCGGGTATTGAGCAGGCCCTGGAAACCTTCCGCGCCGAGGGCATGAAGGTCGGCCTGACCACCGGTTTCTCCCGGGAAATCACCGACCTGATCCTGACGAAGATGGGCTGGCAGATCGGGGAGACCATCGATGCCTCCCGCGCCGGCGATGAGGTGGCGCAGGGCCGCCCGGAACCCGACCTGATCCAGCTTGTCATGGCGGATGTCGGGGTCAGCGACCCAACCAAGGTCATCAGCGTCGGCGACACCTCCGCCGATGTGCAATCCGCACTCAAAGCCGGGGTCACCTCGGTGGGTGTGCTCACCGGTCACCTGACCCGGGAGGATTTCCAGGCCGAGGGTGCCCACCTGGTGGTGGACTCGGTGGCGGTCCTGCCGCAGGAACTGAAGAAGCAGGAGAACTAG
- a CDS encoding phosphate/phosphite/phosphonate ABC transporter substrate-binding protein: MKLSPILNSRASRVAAVAAMTIPFLVACGSSPEEDPITFAAVPSESAATLESSFENITTLIAQETGREVVFQNASDYAAVIEGMRAGQIDIASFGPFAYVIGKDSGIDMEAVVSPTDDPAQAPAYTSLAYVREGSEIKGLEDAKDKTVCFVDAASTSGFLIPSKGLMDVGIDMDTDIQQILAGGHDASLLSLSSENCDIAFAHDTMLNTLEQSGQVEPGSLVAVWESDPITEDPISVNHGSLEPELADQIINILEEKGNIPALVEAGICASEEECTLPEEIQYGFLPVDDSDFDAIREVCEITQAEACKNVS; encoded by the coding sequence ATGAAGCTCTCCCCGATCCTCAATTCCCGTGCCAGCCGAGTTGCCGCTGTCGCCGCCATGACCATCCCTTTTCTGGTGGCCTGCGGTTCCTCCCCGGAAGAGGACCCCATCACCTTCGCAGCGGTTCCCTCCGAATCCGCCGCCACCCTGGAGTCGTCCTTCGAGAACATCACCACCTTGATCGCCCAGGAAACCGGCCGGGAAGTCGTCTTCCAGAACGCCTCGGACTACGCCGCCGTCATTGAGGGCATGCGTGCCGGCCAGATCGATATCGCCTCCTTCGGGCCCTTCGCCTATGTCATCGGCAAGGACTCCGGCATCGACATGGAAGCCGTCGTCTCCCCGACAGATGATCCGGCACAGGCCCCGGCCTACACCTCGCTGGCCTATGTTCGTGAGGGCTCCGAGATCAAGGGCCTGGAGGATGCCAAGGACAAGACCGTCTGCTTCGTTGACGCCGCCTCCACCTCCGGTTTCCTCATCCCCTCCAAGGGATTGATGGATGTGGGCATCGACATGGACACCGACATCCAGCAGATCCTGGCAGGTGGCCATGACGCCTCCCTGCTGTCCCTCTCCTCCGAGAACTGCGATATCGCCTTCGCCCACGACACCATGCTCAACACCCTGGAGCAGTCCGGTCAGGTGGAGCCGGGCTCCCTGGTCGCCGTCTGGGAGTCTGATCCGATCACTGAAGACCCGATCAGTGTCAACCACGGTTCCCTGGAGCCGGAACTTGCCGATCAGATCATCAACATCCTCGAGGAGAAGGGGAACATCCCGGCCCTGGTCGAGGCCGGCATCTGTGCTTCCGAGGAGGAGTGCACCCTGCCGGAGGAGATCCAGTACGGTTTCCTGCCGGTCGATGACTCCGACTTCGACGCCATCCGTGAGGTCTGCGAAATCACCCAGGCTGAAGCCTGCAAGAACGTCAGTTAG
- a CDS encoding TIGR03364 family FAD-dependent oxidoreductase codes for MENRDLIIVGSGILGLATAFLAHQQGRTVCIIDRSDHPVGSSIQNFGHACFTGQADIIQPVAEMAREGWLQAAAATGIWAAETGTYIPAVTEAELQVLREFAEHRGGGQVQLLSGEEVGRALGNPGLPALGGAWLPRDMRVNPREAAPKLAAWLEGRGVEFRWKTQVTAVEDGVVVTNRGEFHAAEVVVCPGYELGGLFPELAEDRGVRVCTLAMSLIEKPARIPDGLAMLSGTSLTRYDGFTALPGAPALRAELAEREPELVGCVANLMVTDIPEGLLIGDSHAYAHSPEPFIDEGVAQLLLDRATSLLGIERPVVKQRWLGRYADSVSTNLVLERPDEKTTIAVVTSGIGMTLSFGIARLILDGESVQF; via the coding sequence ATGGAAAATAGAGATCTCATCATCGTCGGTTCCGGAATTCTCGGACTGGCCACCGCCTTCCTCGCCCATCAGCAGGGGCGCACCGTCTGCATCATCGACCGTTCCGACCATCCCGTCGGCTCCTCCATCCAGAACTTCGGCCATGCCTGCTTCACCGGCCAGGCCGACATCATCCAGCCGGTGGCTGAGATGGCCCGCGAGGGCTGGCTGCAGGCTGCCGCTGCAACCGGTATCTGGGCTGCGGAAACCGGTACCTACATCCCGGCCGTGACCGAGGCGGAGTTGCAGGTGCTCCGCGAGTTTGCCGAACATCGTGGTGGTGGGCAGGTTCAGCTCCTCTCGGGGGAGGAGGTGGGCCGGGCCCTGGGAAACCCTGGGCTCCCGGCCCTCGGCGGAGCCTGGTTGCCCCGTGATATGCGGGTCAATCCGCGGGAGGCTGCTCCGAAACTAGCTGCCTGGCTGGAGGGTAGGGGAGTGGAGTTTCGCTGGAAAACACAGGTCACCGCAGTGGAGGATGGGGTGGTCGTCACCAACCGTGGGGAATTTCATGCAGCCGAGGTAGTGGTGTGCCCCGGTTATGAGCTGGGCGGACTCTTTCCGGAGCTCGCTGAAGACCGTGGGGTCCGGGTCTGCACGCTGGCCATGTCCCTGATTGAAAAGCCCGCTCGGATTCCCGATGGGCTAGCGATGCTCAGTGGAACCTCTCTCACCCGCTATGACGGGTTTACGGCCCTGCCCGGTGCGCCTGCGCTGCGGGCGGAACTTGCGGAGCGTGAGCCGGAGTTGGTTGGCTGTGTCGCCAATCTCATGGTCACCGATATTCCGGAAGGGCTTCTGATCGGCGATTCCCATGCCTATGCCCATTCACCGGAACCCTTCATTGATGAGGGGGTTGCCCAGCTGCTGCTGGATCGGGCCACCTCACTGCTGGGCATTGAACGTCCGGTGGTCAAGCAGCGCTGGCTCGGCAGGTATGCGGACAGCGTCAGCACGAACCTGGTTCTGGAGCGTCCTGATGAAAAGACGACTATCGCGGTGGTGACTTCCGGCATCGGGATGACCCTTTCCTTCGGGATCGCCCGCTTAATTCTGGATGGCGAAAGTGTCCAGTTCTAG
- a CDS encoding GntR family transcriptional regulator produces the protein MTSPARYRGPLCDARVGPAQEIQARVFVDVGYWGMAETPKPLPRPTLTEQVMDYVRGAVASGEIVAGAWYSVQQLSEVLGISRSPVRDGLLRLEESGLIQFTANRGFQIVSSSPEDIAEIYALRLGIEVPAARRAARQRNVADLGEIDHLVELMSQAADIGEAEEFFRHERALHDLILRLGHSERGARLVAQLRPHTRLIGREVITPRRSLHHVLQEFDALLVALREQDQVAAGEAMRNHLCSTGMELLQQAVELNGGQAQPRQIWKTYTSGL, from the coding sequence ATGACTTCCCCGGCGCGGTACCGGGGCCCGCTTTGTGACGCCCGGGTGGGTCCGGCCCAGGAAATCCAGGCCCGGGTCTTTGTTGATGTGGGATACTGGGGCATGGCGGAAACACCGAAGCCGTTACCGAGGCCGACGCTGACGGAACAGGTCATGGACTATGTTCGCGGGGCGGTCGCCTCCGGTGAGATCGTGGCCGGGGCGTGGTACAGCGTGCAGCAGCTCAGCGAGGTGCTGGGCATTTCCAGGAGCCCGGTCCGGGACGGTCTGCTGCGGCTGGAGGAGTCGGGGTTGATTCAGTTCACCGCGAACCGTGGTTTCCAGATCGTGTCCAGTTCCCCGGAGGATATCGCCGAGATCTATGCTCTGCGGCTCGGTATTGAGGTCCCGGCTGCCCGGCGGGCCGCCCGGCAACGCAATGTCGCCGATCTGGGGGAGATCGACCACCTGGTGGAGCTGATGTCCCAGGCGGCGGATATCGGCGAGGCGGAGGAATTCTTCCGCCACGAAAGGGCCCTGCATGATCTGATCCTGCGGCTGGGTCACAGTGAGAGGGGTGCCCGGCTGGTGGCGCAGCTTCGTCCCCACACCCGGCTGATCGGCCGGGAGGTGATCACTCCCCGGCGTTCACTGCACCATGTCCTCCAGGAGTTCGACGCCCTCCTGGTGGCTCTGCGGGAACAGGATCAGGTGGCAGCAGGTGAGGCGATGCGCAACCACCTCTGCAGCACCGGGATGGAACTGCTGCAGCAGGCGGTGGAGTTAAACGGTGGCCAGGCCCAGCCGAGGCAGATCTGGAAGACCTACACCAGCGGGCTGTGA
- a CDS encoding zinc-binding dehydrogenase, whose translation MSRIKAQVWTGGNTFETVEVATPELMAGQRLVEMHMAAVCGSDRHTVTGRRGGACPSILGHEGVGKIVAGPGAGERVVFSVTSICGTCDHCRRGLSAKCTQVTKVGHESYEGQWPLSGTYASHILLPAGVTVVPVPTQVPDEVAAIAGCSVATVMATLDAAGDIAGRKILVNGLGMLGLSAVAAALKRGAAEVHAFDPAPERAALAEQLGAHIWNGDTEMDIALEYSGVTAGVRSCVESLGIGGTAVLAGSVAPGGDIDINPEWLVRGWRSVTGVHNYEPRHLQQAVDFLTEAELPWDEILSGPISLDQLAEEFTHPHEGLRTLVRI comes from the coding sequence TTGTCCCGGATCAAGGCACAGGTGTGGACCGGTGGCAACACCTTTGAGACGGTCGAGGTGGCAACCCCGGAGCTCATGGCCGGGCAACGACTGGTGGAGATGCACATGGCCGCGGTCTGCGGCTCCGACCGGCACACCGTCACCGGGCGCCGCGGTGGTGCCTGCCCCTCCATCCTCGGTCATGAGGGCGTCGGAAAGATCGTGGCCGGGCCCGGGGCAGGGGAGCGGGTGGTGTTCAGCGTGACCTCGATCTGCGGGACCTGCGACCACTGCCGTCGTGGACTGAGCGCCAAATGCACCCAGGTCACCAAGGTCGGACATGAATCCTACGAAGGCCAGTGGCCGCTCTCAGGCACCTACGCCTCCCATATCCTGCTGCCGGCCGGGGTGACCGTGGTACCGGTCCCGACACAGGTCCCGGATGAGGTTGCCGCCATCGCCGGCTGTTCCGTGGCCACCGTAATGGCCACCCTGGATGCCGCCGGGGACATTGCAGGAAGAAAAATCCTGGTCAATGGGCTGGGGATGCTGGGGTTGAGTGCCGTGGCCGCCGCCTTGAAAAGGGGAGCCGCCGAGGTACATGCCTTCGACCCGGCACCTGAGCGTGCCGCACTGGCTGAGCAACTCGGAGCACATATCTGGAACGGGGACACTGAGATGGATATTGCGCTGGAATACTCCGGGGTCACCGCCGGAGTCCGCAGCTGTGTGGAATCCCTCGGCATCGGCGGCACCGCCGTGCTGGCCGGCAGCGTGGCACCGGGCGGTGACATCGACATCAACCCGGAATGGCTGGTGCGGGGCTGGCGCAGCGTCACCGGGGTCCACAACTATGAACCCCGCCACCTGCAGCAGGCGGTGGATTTCCTCACCGAAGCAGAACTGCCCTGGGACGAGATCCTCAGTGGTCCCATCAGCCTGGATCAGCTGGCCGAGGAATTCACCCACCCCCACGAGGGACTGCGCACCCTGGTGCGGATCTGA